The genomic DNA GGGTCAAGTACAAAACAAGATTAGTTGCTAAAGGGTTCTCTCAAAAGGAAGGAGTGGACTAtaatgagattttctcaccagttGTTAAGTACAAAACCATTCGGATAATGCTCTCGCTGGTAACTCAGTTCGATCTTGAGTTAGAACAGATGGATGTTAAGACTGTGTTTCTTAATGGAAATTTAGAGGAAATCATCTACATGGAGCAGTCAAAAGGGTTCAAAGTTCAGCAAGAGAAGAACATGGTGTGTTTGCTTATGAAGTCGTTGTATGGACTCAAACAATCACCAAGACAGTGGTACTTACGGTTTGATGCATTTATTATTCAACAAGGCTTTATGAGGAGTAGCTATGATATTTGTTTATACTTTCGAGGGAAGAATATATTTGAAGCTGATTATCTTCTgctatatgtagatgatatgctACTAATCAGCAAAGAAGCTTCAAGTGTGAAGAAGTTGAAAATTGTTTTAAGTTCCGAGTTCGATATGAAGGACTTAGGCAAAGCTGCTAAGATTCTTGGTATAAGAATtaagagagacaggaagaatGGTGTAATAACTCTCAGTCAACAAGGCTATCTCGAGAAGGTGATTGACAAGTTCGAAATTTGAGGAGCCAAGTCAACAAAGTTGCCGATCACGAATCAGTATTTGATGTCGTCTGTGAACTCGGCAAAAACCAGGTCAGATCAGACTTACATGGAAAAGATTCTGTATTCAAGTGCAGTTGGGTCTGTGATGATATGCTACTAATCAGCAAAGAAGCTTTAAGTGTGAAGAAGTTGAAAATTGTTCTAAGTTCCGAGTTCGATATGAAGGACTTAGGCAAAGCTGCTAAGATTCTTGGTATAAGAATTAAGAGAGACATGAAGAATGGTGTAATGACTCTCAGCCAACAAGGCTATCTCGAGAAGGTGATTGACAAGTTCAAAATTCGAGGAGCCAAGTCAGCAAAATTGCCCATCACGAATCAGTATCTGATGTCGTCTGTGAACTCGGCAAAAACCAGGTCAGGTCAGACTTACATGGAAAAGATTCTGTATTCAAGTGCAGTTGGGTCTGTGATGTACTCAATGGTCTGTACCAGGCCAGACTTGGCAAATTCGATTAGTGTCTTGAGCAGGTTTATGGCGAGTCCAGGCCGTGAACATTGGCTCGCAATGAAGTGGTTACTAAGATACATAGCCTCATCTACTAATGTGGGGATATGTTACAAGAAAAGAAGTGGAGCAGAGGTTAGTGTAATTGGTTACGTGGACTCAGACTATGCAGGAGATAAAGACTCGAGGAAATCAACTTCGGCTTTCTATTTTTTGGTGAACGGTAACTGTATCAGTTGGAAGAGCCAGTTGCAATCAGTAGTGGCCTTATCAACAACAGAAGCTGAATAACTGAAGCTGTAAAAGAAGCAATGTGGATTCAGGGTCTGCTGCAAAAATTGAAGGTGTTCGAAGGACCTGCGACAGTGTTCACAGATAGCCAAAGTGCACTACACTTGTGCAAGAATCCCGTGTTCCATGACAGAACAAAACACGTGGATATCAAGcaccatttcattcgagagAAGATAGCACAAGGGGTGATTTCAATAAACAAGGTTGGAACAGAAGATAACCCGGCTGATGTTGGAACCAAGGTACTACCTCTAAGTAAATTCAGACATTATTTGGATTTGCttagagttcaagagatttagTGCAATGAAGGCTTCGAGTAATGAAGTGATGAACATATTCGATTTCACTAGAACAAGAGAATGACCCTTCaacccaaggtggagattgttgaaattgAGTTGATGGGTCAGGCCCAATTAAATAGGCCCAATTAACTAAAGTGTCAAAGGTTTAAGTTTGTTAAGTTTGTTAGGacaagttgtttatatatatatgaataattcaCACAAGAGGGCAAGAGATTTTAGATGTGTGagtgatatatataaagaagGAGGTGTAACTGAAACGTTTAATTGTGATAGTGGAATCGAGTTCGTAACAGAGCTCGACGGAGACCATCTTTTTTGGGTCGAACTCTGAtatcaaatcttgtgttgttttaTTGGTTTCTTGCTGTTATATTTCTTAGTTCTTTGATTGATTAGGAGGAAAATTCCTTacaataacataatttttttagaaaacgcGCTTGAAATTTAGAGTGAATCTGAATTTGAACCGATAACATtattaaattacaaatattataccaaaataatattttcaaacctAGATCCAGATGTGAGATCTAGTGTttccaaacaaaaaattattttgaaatataacttaactatacatatatttatcatatatttataatgagtATTGATAAACACAACGACTCTTTAGCGAAAGCAAGACCACCaactaggagagagaaaaagcaaaacaaaataaaaaaattaaatatttcagtttccccctctttcttcttccctctctttcttcttttcatttatcactTTCGGCGAACCCCGAtttcttctctggcgatttttctctccggcatccccgacttcttctactttcttcatcttctttcgatcgaaaatggtaagagaACTCCTTCGTGTATGTTCACTTCATTGTCTGCCTTCGTGTTCACTTCATACTATTTTTTCAGGCTGGTGGTCCAGGTACATCTCCATACAAGACTCCAAGATCTCCCAGATCTCaaaggacaaggtaaataacattttctcttttaaaatcgtagatcattttgatgatttgaagatCGTTTAGCtttttgcggttagggttaaggattttaatgattttaacgatagaaaactatgattattgtGTATTTGCTGCATTATGGGTCCGGAAATGGATGGTTTAGAGACCCGAAAATATGATTGTATAATGTTTGACTATTGTTATGGGTTTAGTTGCAGAACTAATTTCAATTAggttgtaaaaaaaaatcatttcgggtcccgaaaccactcatttcgggtcccgaaacaactcATTTCGgatcccgaaaccactcatttcgaaaaaaaaaaaatttttttttttgccgtttcgggtcccgaaaccagcttttctggtcccggAACCAGTTTTTTTGGTCCCAAAACTAGCATTTATAATCCCGAAACTAgcattttttgtcccgaaatcaccattttagggtgatttcaaacttcgaaatggtttctatacgatcttttatggctattttattttttttataaaccaataatcttattgtaatgttaatttgatttgtaggtcatgtatgaagatccaaatctttttattgatcaagttaatgaagaaatgagattatttgagatctctcaaattgtaggttgtattttaaatgtgatataaatgacagattgtaacattgtaaataaaattttaattatgtaaatttatagtataataacattatcttcaattatttttgattttctaagattcattataatgtttcagattaaaaaaaattaaaaaaagtgtcccgaaatcactcatttctggtcctgaaaccactcatttcgggtcccgaaaccactcatttcgaaaaaaaaaaacttttttttttgccgtttcgggtcccgaaagtactcatttcgggtcccgaaatcagcttttctagtcccgaaaccagctttttTGTCCCGAAACTAGCATTTCTAGTTCCGAAACCCgcattttttgtcccgaaatcaccattttagggtgatttcaaactccgaaatggtttctatacgatcttttatggctattttatttttttataaaccaataatcttattgtaatgttaatttgatttgtaggtcatgtatgaagatctaaatcttcttattgatcaagttaatgaagaaatgagattatttgagatctctcaaattgtaagttgtattttaaatgtgatataaatgacagattgtaacattgtaaataaatttttaattatgtaaatttctagtataataacattatcttcaattatttttgattttttaagattcattataatgtttcagattaaaaaaaattaaaaaaagtgtcccaaaatcactcatttctggtcccgaaaccactcatttctggtcccgaaaccactcatttcttgtcccgaaaccactcatttcgggtcccgaaaccactcatttcgaaaagaaaaaaaactttttttttgccatttcgggtcccgaaactactcatttcgggtcccgaaaccagattTTCTAGtcaataatcttattgtaatgttaatttgatttgtaggtaATGTATGAAGATCCAGATCTTTTAGAACTCTAATCTAAATCGATTTAGCAGCTAAACCATAAacgttaaacataaatattgatatgaCAATTATTTCGAACGGAAGATaaacgaaagaaagaaaaaagactttatatttcaaTCGATCGGAAGATAAGAAGTCGATGAAACGTTTCAGTAAGATCGACAGTGGGTTGGGTTTTGGGAAATGGAAacgaaaaataaagagagagattGTCGTGGGGGTTTTGATTTTGGGAAAAATGAAACGTTTCATAAACGGAAAAAGTCTTACCATTTCGATCGATCGGAAGAGAAGTCggtgaaaatgaaagaagataATCGCCGGTAGGTTTaggaaaaatgaaacaaaagagaaaaatagagaatgaaacaaaagagagagaaagaataggattttggttttggagggaaatagaagagataaaaataatagGATTTGGTTTTGAGGGAAAATAGaaagtttcaattttattttttctctctcctagctggcaaggccacgtaagATTCGTGGCCTTACTTTCGCTAACTTGTAgttgagaatatcatttctcatttataattttgttaacaatttttttgtttgtttaaactCATATCAAACTCTGAGAAAGTGTtaccaaataaatatatatcccTCATTCCATGTGCACTTTGTTGAAATGTTCCACAGAGCACTATATTCAACAGGTTCATTTCCCATGAAAACAAATGATGATCATCAATGATAACTAACTTCAAATATTCAATATGTCCTTCTAGAAAAGCTTCTGCTGGAGGATCTATTATAGGAAGGGCAAAACTAGATGCTACAAAAGGTGGGTAATAAACCATTCCATGTTTCAGAACTGAAATTCCACAAATAGATGATGAATATAAATGCAATCATCTGCTTATACAAGAACAAGCACTCCCAAGACACAAAGCATTGTGGGTTTGCCAGGAATTTACAGTTACGTTTCATCTTGGAGAAGAATCTCGTAGATATCAGTCCGAAGGTTTAGCTCTTTCTCTTGCATAACTTCTTGCAAATCTGACAACTCTTTCCCAGTCAGAACATTCTGTAAATTTTGGAAACCGTCGAGCCAAAGTTTCTTCGACCTATGAAGGAAGACATTTTGCATACAAGTTAATGTGTAGAAGGTTAGGATTCAAAATAACAAGATAGACATGACAAATATAATTGGGGAAAATAAATCAAGACATTTTAAAGGAAGAAACTGGTCTTACCATGGGCATGCATGAATAGCACGAAAGAAAACCCTTCTAGCTGCTGATAAATCACAGGCTATGTTAATCAGGTATGACATGTAAAAGCGCCAAAGTATTACTGAACTCCGTAATTTTTCATTGGCTAATGCCCTTTCGAATAACCCGTGTATTCTGTGGTGAGAACCGTCTCTACTTATCTCAAATGCTAATGCAAACAGCCAGGTAATTACTGATGGCTTCCTgcaataattcaatttaaaatatgtaaataaaaaaattgttaaaaagcAATTACTCTGAAGAAAGAAGTAAAGATCATTCTCAGGGTATGATGAGATTCAGCAAATACATGTCCCCTCTTAATAGATTTTTGGACAGTTGATGCTTATCAGGGTAAAATTCCACATCTAAAAATATAGTTTTGTTATACAATTTTATCATGTACATCACTATCCGGAAAATTCTATAGTTAATATGTTGGCCAAAACTCACAATGATCTAAAAGATAATCTGGGtcatgatccaaaaaataatcttgTCATGataaaaaagggaaaaaaatctctatacaaatgaagcaaaaaattatactataaaAAGAAGATTATTACACTATAATGGGGATCataatctagaaaataatttgtataccaaGGGAAGCAACAAAAATACACTATAGATCATGAAGAAAAAGTCTTATaccaaactaaaaaaatcaCCTCCAATTTTAACTATAGTGGATGTGACAAAATAGCAATAAACTCAGAGAGTACTAGTTTCAACAGGCTTCAATATAATTTCTAGACAACCAACCACAATGTACACAACTCCAACTAACCAAGATTTACGACATGAAAATAATGGAACAAGAGATCTTACTTTTTACAGAAGTTATCAAATATCCCCCTCAGCTTGTTTGAAGTGGTATGGAAATGGCCAATATCAATTAAAGCGCCATAAAGTTCTGGACTGGAAGGATAAAGTTGCAAACCATGAAGAACAGAATCCCAGACTTCTGACAATTTTATTTCACCAATATGCCTCCTAAGCATCCTTATGTAGTAGTCGAACAATATTTCAAGTTCATAACTCTGGCTTCTTCTTTCTGAAAGTAGAACTTTAAGTTAGTAGAAATTACATGGGAACAGACATGAATATTATAGATACATAATTCAATTGTACATAGTCAAAATATCTGTGATCTTACCTGGAAGCACCATGGAGAATGTCCGAGTTAAAACCTCTATACCAGCAGCATATCCAAATACCAACTCTTCAAATAAAGCAGACGAACAAATGAGGGCAGTAGCACGATCATCAACCACCCCACGAGCTAACGTTGGTTGCAGGATTTTTAATTGTTCTTTAAACCCTTGCCGAGCTCTCAGCTGCAGGAGATTGGATGGTTGACACCTGAATGGACTGTATATCTCCCCGCTACCAAAGCAACAAAGGATATGCACTGCACGAGAAAAGGAATCTGGACTTGTACCAGAAACATAACCAATTTCCATTTCAGCATACCAGAAATACAAAAGAGAGGAGTTAAGTCGAAGGTCCTGCAAACAAGTTAGAAATATTCTTAGAAAGGAACTAGGGAAAGCAGTAACATGAAGAGCCAATCAAGCACTTTAGTTTGAATAATGATAAGAAAAATCATTAATTGATTTGGCATTAGCTGTTGTCAGTGGTTCATGAAAAgggattatttatttatatttttttgaaacgagtcttaacttttttttaaagagaaagTGAACACAAGGTGCGAACGTTTTAACAAGAAAGGGTGAGAGGGAAGGAAAGACAAAAAACGGAAAACAAAATACAGTAAGTTAGATTCCTATTACGTCAAAGATATCCCACCCATGCAAATTCCCCTTTTCTTGATGGAAGGGAACGTGTGGAGGAAGAAACCTTTGATCCTCTCATGTCCTAGTTGTTTCCTTGAAAAATGTTCTATCTATTGTGGTCTTTCCAAATCGTCCACCACATGATAAGGATTATATCCTTTCTTATGTCTAGGATAGGCAAAAAAAGGTGAATACTAAAGACTTTAGATCATGTTTAGACAGTTTCAGACAAGTATCATGGACAAAGAAGAGCATGTTGGAATGTTAggtaaaaaaagtaaaatgtgGGATTTGCTTCTATTGATTATacttgaaatatttatatttggtcATCAATATCTCCGTGTactttagtttttaaaaaatagctGTGTAGTCAATACATATAAGCACAGATCTTCATTGTAGTCCAATTATCACATCAATAATACACTTTGTCGTCTCTACTGAAATTGTTGTACAGTTTCAATAAGGGAAGTTATAGAGTAACTATATCACAAACTTGACATGGAAGAAACAATGCATTGAACCAGAGGAATCACTTTACTTAGTGAAGTTTAACAAATCATTAAAGTTAGGGTCTCACCAATGGAAGTGCTTCAACAGATGCCAGTGCCATGTCAAAAACCTTTCTTGCATGTTCTATATTCCCGAAAGCAGCTTCTCTTTTTGCATAAACACCACAAAGTAGAACATCCTATGGGAAATGGTCAATATAGGgattaaagaaaatatagaatatcccaaaaataattCATGTTTAAACAAGCTTCAAGTGAAGATTTATGGAATGACCTTTCTAGCTTCAAAACTCAGTGAAATATAATTCTCAATGTATCCAGGGTAGATAGTCAACTTAAGAAATTGACAAAGAAAATCTACACATTTTCCTTTTAACTTCATATTCCTCCCTCAGAGACTGGCTAAAATACATTAGCTAGGGAAGTTCCTTTTTGTTTTCACTTGTAAGCAAAATTAGAGCTTCTGATTTTCCCACAGATTCAGTTTTTTGTCTGCACTAATAGACTATATTGGAGTGTCCAATTTGAACCAATTAGTTTGTTGACTTCATGCAGATAATGACTTAGAAACATCTGTCATTCAATTAACTACATGAGTTCCCTTATACATGCTATAGCTTTTctttttcgttttttttaaattaaagctTGTATATAACTTAATTGCCGTGAATGTGACTAATACCTTACAATTTACATGCAACaattcaaaaagagagaaataaaggGTGAAAGCTCACACTCACACTCCTACTTATACCATTCAAAAGAAAATCCTACCCTGGCAACGAAATAAAAAAAGTCAACGATCAAAAAGTAAATACCTGACGGTTACTTTTCAGGAGGGTTCTTGCTAATGCACGGCATGGAGTCACTGAAAAACTATCAGAGTTCATATATGTATTTGACAATTCTTCAGCAACAAGTGCAGATTCTTCCAAATTGTGATTATTAGGAAACACAGTTAAACAAAGTAGAGTAGCATTGCGGAGAAACTTCAACATATCCCTCCTCATACATTGTTCTTCTGAGCTACTAGGGAAAAGAGATTCAAAACTGAAATTGCCTGATTTCCTTACTGTGTCGGAAATGTTATTGTGCATTCTTCTCAAATTATCCAACATAATATCTGGTGGCGCCTCCATACTTGCCAATTTCTCAGCCCAACTTGAACTGTTTGTGCAAGTCCTGAGAAAATTTAAGAATGTAAGGCATATGTTGGTTGTCAATAAGAGATTAATGCTGGAAAATAAACTAAAGCATGCCCCACgcaataaataatataaccaAGGACATGAACAATACATTTTTCATTTCGATCTCAAAAAAGACCAATTTGTCAATAGAAAgactaaatataattatataactcaCTAGTATAAATACTCACCTTAAACCATTTAATTCTACTTCCAACAGCTTGAATGAAGTTGTATGGGTTTTATAAACCAACATAAGTTAACAAAAAGGCTCAATCCGCAAAAGATGGAAGGAGTTCATCTTCATGTAACTCAAAATGAACTATAAGAAAATCTAAATAGACATTCACCTTAGCATAAAAGCACAAACAAAATAACCAAATAATTTGACCAATAGAATAATTGCAAGTGTgtgataataaataaagtagTAAGAATGATATCATTGCcacactttaaaaaaaaaaatgaaccaaGAGATTCTTATGCTAAGACTGAATGTAAATTTTGTCTTCACATACTAACCGTGGCAACATCTTTCCTCCAAAGAAATCAATGAAACGGAACACAAGGGATAACCGTGCTTCCTTCGACAATatagagaataaatattcactcACATCTTCAAACAATATCTCTCTCAAAAGTTTATCAGCCCCTTCTGCATCACTTCCACCAGCATCATCTGCCCTAACACATAATAGGAATGAGTTAGTATTTTAGCAACATAAAGCAAAAGATCACTAGTAAAATTACTATGTGACTCAGATTCAGTGAAGATATTGATAGATGTCTATTGCCTTTTTCTTTGGTTGCAAAGCAACATGAGATGGGTTAATCATATGGCCCCAAGAGAGCACTGAATGAAGTTTAAGAGGGATTTTACAGTAAAGAACTAAATCAGTAAGCCTTTtggaaataagaaaaaattccATGTCAATGCTATGATAAAAAGAAAGTCGCACCATTCTTAGCGCGCACAGGCCTCCATTGACGACAGTCCCTGAATAACTCTTCTTGTGACCACCTTGTCCAAATTGCAGAATCCTTAATTTCATTACCGGGACCGGCATCAATACCCAACATTTTCAGCAATGCTTCGGTATCCTCTTCCGGATCAGGAGCCCTAGACTCAGATTCTATATCAGAATCCTCCATATCCACGTCAACATCTGACAACTTTGTTGGGTTTTCACTATTTTCTTTACTATTAGACAAAGGCACTGACCAACCAGTCCAACCACCTTCAGTATTTCCATCTGAAGGATCCTCACTTATAGCCTCAATTCTTTGTTCCTCTTCTTTCCCCAACCATGTTGACCAGCCAAGAGCTCCTTGTTCCCCTATTCTTGCACCGTCGCTATTCCAAAAGTGTTCAAATAATCTGTGTTTACTCTGTTCAGAGAGAAGTAAAGTAGGAGAGAATAAACTATATTCCATCTGAGCTTGAAATAAAGCAGTAGCCAACTCTTTGTGACCAGCCTGCCACTCAAATTGACAGAGGCTAAGATATATATCAACTAGACCAAGCTCTAATTTGATAGTATCAGTATCCACAGAAGGTGCAATTACAACTTGATGAGCCTGCATCAAAATCATAACATGCATATGTAAAgtgaaaaaaactaaaataagtGAATACAAATTATGTTTTCTAAAAGAAAGAACATGTGTTCTCTCCAGAAGCTGGCTGACATAAAAAGTCTTATTAATAGCACCCATGCACATGCAAACAACTAATTTATGTCATgcattttcataattttgtaaCTTCAGTATAAGTAAAAGAGTCCATTGACATGCTTAAAAAGATCTGCAGGTGGGGAAGAAGGATGTACACCTAGACAGTTTTAACTTCTCGGAGCAACAGTAACAAATGAAAACATAATGAACTATATTACTAGTCAGTGCCACCAAATGGAAAGATATTATTAGGTCCACAAGAAGGAAATGATTCATGTCTCAGAATTATGCTCCTATCTAAGCAATAGCCAATAATCTCCCCTTTCCTCACCAACTTTCTGGAATGTACCGCAACTCAATCTACTGTATGCATATACAATGATTTAGATTATGGATTCTCTAGCTCATGTTTCTTAGGCAGCAGCaatgaacaaaacaaaataagtttttttgcATTAATGGTAATGTGATTTACAATAACCAAAGAGAAAAAAACACCGAAGAGGAAAGAAATAGTTATTTCTCGACCACATAGACGAGCCATGGAATTAAAGGTGATGCTTAATAAACAGGGGATTGAATGTGAGTTGTCCTATTCCTAGACTTCATAATAATATACAAGAACAATAATGGAGTTAAAAAGGAGCAATGTAAAACAACACAATAAACATGTCCGACTTTTTTTATTAGACTAGGGGTTTTTTCATGAGGCTAGCACAACATCCCACAGCCTTGACCCTAACTTCAATGAAGGTGTTTTCAGTGGGAATCGAACTTAAGACATCGATCTTAATTTCAAACTCTTACCACTTGTGCTACCCTAGGTAGGTAATAAACATATCAGACTCtacaacaaaataacaaatataaacataatcatGGTGAGATAGATATTCCTGAGTAACAATAATTCACAAAGTATAAAGAACGAGACTTT from Impatiens glandulifera chromosome 9, dImpGla2.1, whole genome shotgun sequence includes the following:
- the LOC124913784 gene encoding nuclear exosome regulator NRDE2 gives rise to the protein MDETATVSTEKQEDNRDGDATTVRSNSLFPLLAQTSSSSHQSSNRGGDTQWLTNRSFNADLSAIDATVSSSYHQTNELEQESESNEEEDELVEKSAQQRPQPELHRLVESSSASSGEDREADKKRRREKKRKTKRTKISSEQHYGVASRKSNVSSWAAPDAKATATKDYYFDSRGDRDNLAFGSLYRMDVARFKPYISTHMMYPGQGTLYQWNRRGFVSVDDNDIDALDTKLKAGGRYWSPKYTVLERHKNLKRYRAIAPRNTGGHIPDDFIPLTNNQVTAADELSPAETSVVEESWEDELLRKTKEFNRSTRECPYDGKLWLEFAKFQDKVASMQPQKGARLQTLEKKISILEKAIELNPEDEELLLHLLNAYQSRDNTDILISRWEKILMQHSGSLKLWKDFLLFCQGEFSRFKISEMRKIYSNAIRALSASRSKLYRQAHQVVIAPSVDTDTIKLELGLVDIYLSLCQFEWQAGHKELATALFQAQMEYSLFSPTLLLSEQSKHRLFEHFWNSDGARIGEQGALGWSTWLGKEEEQRIEAISEDPSDGNTEGGWTGWSVPLSNSKENSENPTKLSDVDVDMEDSDIESESRAPDPEEDTEALLKMLGIDAGPGNEIKDSAIWTRWSQEELFRDCRQWRPVRAKNDDAGGSDAEGADKLLREILFEDVSEYLFSILSKEARLSLVFRFIDFFGGKMLPRTCTNSSSWAEKLASMEAPPDIMLDNLRRMHNNISDTVRKSGNFSFESLFPSSSEEQCMRRDMLKFLRNATLLCLTVFPNNHNLEESALVAEELSNTYMNSDSFSVTPCRALARTLLKSNRQDVLLCGVYAKREAAFGNIEHARKVFDMALASVEALPLDLRLNSSLLYFWYAEMEIGYVSGTSPDSFSRAVHILCCFGSGEIYSPFRCQPSNLLQLRARQGFKEQLKILQPTLARGVVDDRATALICSSALFEELVFGYAAGIEVLTRTFSMVLPERRSQSYELEILFDYYIRMLRRHIGEIKLSEVWDSVLHGLQLYPSSPELYGALIDIGHFHTTSNKLRGIFDNFCKKKPSVITWLFALAFEISRDGSHHRIHGLFERALANEKLRSSVILWRFYMSYLINIACDLSAARRVFFRAIHACPWSKKLWLDGFQNLQNVLTGKELSDLQEVMQEKELNLRTDIYEILLQDET